The Salvelinus alpinus chromosome 35, SLU_Salpinus.1, whole genome shotgun sequence genome window below encodes:
- the LOC139564627 gene encoding protein OSCP1-like isoform X3 yields the protein MNDIITTMFNKKFLEELFKPQELYSKKALRTVFDRLAHASIMRLNQASMDKLYDLMTMAFKYQVLLCPRAKDILLVSFNHMDAIKDFVKDTPSVLSQVDETYRQLIEMYTPLSSGEFQLIRQTLLIFFQDMHIRVSIFLKDKVQNSNGRFVLPISGPVPHGTHIPGLIRMFSCNGEEVKRLQFRNGGNYTGVLREGSFEMFGERVIKLGTNMYSVSRPVETHMSGTSKNSAQKKLVNTAPNPLAKEELNMLARLMGGMEVQKPGNADSGFRVNLFTTDEEEEEALISRPDEFSYDVIKIQATKNQQANAELAKIMGDFTEEAGEPCSSSSNSKGDDLLAMMDGL from the exons ATGAATGACATCATCACCACCATGTTCAATAAAAAGTTTTTGGAGGAGCTGTTCAAGCCACAGGAGCTGTACTCCAAGAAGGCCCTCAGGACCGTGTTTGACCGACTGGCCCACGCCTCCATCATGAGACTCAACCAGGCCAGCATGGACAAG CTGTATGACTTGATGACAATGGCCTTCAAGTACCAGGTGCTCCTCTGCCCGCGGGCCAAAGATATCCTCCTTGTGTCCTTCAACCATATGGATGCCATCAAGGATTTTGTGAAGGACACCCCAAGCGTTCTCAGCCAGGTTGACGAGACATACAGACAGCTCATAGAG ATGTACACACCCTTGTCTAGTGGTGAATTTCAGCTCATCCGGCAAACGCTCCTCATCTTTTTTCAAGACATGCACATAAGG GTGTCCATCTTCCTCAAAGACAAAGTGCAGAATTCCAACGGACGTTTTGTCCTCCCGATCTCGGGTCCTGTGCCCCACGGAACACACATCCCAGGACTTATCAG AATGTTCAGCTGCAATGGCGAAGAGGTGAAGAGACTGCAGTTCCGCAACGGTGGGAACTACACCGGTGTTCTCCGCGAGGGTTCCTTTGAGATGTTTGGAGAAAGGGTCATCAAGCTGGGCACCAACAT GTACAGTGTAAGCCGTCCGGTAGAAACACACATGTCAGGGACGTCCAAAAACTCTGCACAGAAAAAGTTG GTCAACACAGCTCCAAACCCCCTGGCAAAAGAGGAGCTGAACATGTTGGCCAGGTTAATGGGGGGTATGGAAGTCCAGAAACCAGGAAATGCAGACAGTGGCTTCCGAGTCAACCTCTTTACCACAGATGAGGAAGAAGA GGAGGCCTTGATATCGAGACCAGACGAGTTTTCATATGATGTCATAAAAATACAAGCGACTAAG AACCAGCAAGCCAATGCGGAGCTGGCTAAGATCATGGGGGACTTCACGGAGGAGGCTGGTGAGCCGTGCTCATCGAGTTCCAACAGTAAAGGGGATGACCTTCTGGCCATGATGGACGGGCTGTGA
- the LOC139564628 gene encoding small ribosomal subunit protein uS15m-like yields MLSSMALRSVFKSTSVVLRECGVLSRLKGTCASLQLKHGAFTSVITGPSHSNSETALTGIGTFTIQSVRNYTRVVRKKKPVMNSQLSDLPPTMLKMEYAAVPLAQTADDLVKRLLTLELASHSEKLKLKTEQLIAKVQRDEADRNSTEVKVAILTSKIRNYQEHLHKHTKDKANKRWMLMAIDRRKKLLKHLRVTRYDAFEHVCQQLGITYTFPPEYYRHATRRWLAKKALCIKVFKEVQKQKLEQRKKIKQTPPPTLAEPARTAATGTQ; encoded by the exons ATGTTATCAAGCATGGCTTTAAGAAGTGTTTTTAAATcgacatctgtcgttctgcgaGAATGTGGTGTTTTATCCAGGCTGAAAGGAACCTGTGCGTCTCTCCAATTGAAACATGGGGCATTCACCTCTGTCATCACAGGGCCTTCACACAGCAACAGTGAGACTGCATTGACgg GTATTGGGACTTTCACCATTCAGTCTGTGAGAAACTATACCCGTGTCGTAAGAAAGAAGAAGCCAG TGATGAACAGTCAGTTGAGTGATCTTCCTCCGACAATGCTGAAAATGGAATATGCCGCTGTTCCACTCGCTCAAAC AGCTGATGACCTGGTCAAAAGACTTCTGACACTGGAACTAGCAAGCCAT AGCGAGAAGTTGAAATTGAAAACGGAACAGCTGATTGCAAAAGTCCAGAGGGATGAAGCTGACCGCAACTCTACAGAAGTCAAGG TGGCCATTTTGACCTCCAAAATCCGAAACTACCAGGAGCACCTGCACAAACATACAAAG GACAAAGCGAACAAGCGATGGATGCTCATGGCCATTGACCGCAGGAAGAAGCTGCTCAAGCACCTCAGGGTAACGCGCTACGACGCCTTTGAACATGTCTGCCAGCAGCTGGGCATCACCTACACTTTCCCCCCGGAGTACTACAGACATGCCACCCGACGCTGGTTGGCCAAGAAGGCCCTGTGCATAAAG GTCTTCAAAGAGGTGCAGAAACAGAAACTGGAGCAAAGGAAGAAAATTAAGCAGACCCCTCCCCCCACGCTGGCAGAACCAGCCAGGACAGCAGCTACAGGAACCCAATAA
- the LOC139564627 gene encoding protein OSCP1-like isoform X2 yields the protein MSSRTLPLLFINLGGEMLYILDQRLRAQNIPADKAKKVMNDIITTMFNKKFLEELFKPQELYSKKALRTVFDRLAHASIMRLNQASMDKLYDLMTMAFKYQVLLCPRAKDILLVSFNHMDAIKDFVKDTPSVLSQVDETYRQLIEMYTPLSSGEFQLIRQTLLIFFQDMHIRVSIFLKDKVQNSNGRFVLPISGPVPHGTHIPGLIRMFSCNGEEVKRLQFRNGGNYTGVLREGSFEMFGERVIKLGTNMYSVSRPVETHMSGTSKNSAQKKLVNTAPNPLAKEELNMLARLMGGMEVQKPGNADSGFRVNLFTTDEEEEEALISRPDEFSYDVIKIQATKNQQANAELAKIMGDFTEEAGEPCSSSSNSKGDDLLAMMDGL from the exons ATGTCCTCGAGGACGCTACCCCTGCTTTTTATTAATCTCGGTGGAGAAATGCTCTACATCTTGGATCAACGCCTAAGAGCTCAGAATATTCCCGCTGACAAAGCCAAGAAAG TTATGAATGACATCATCACCACCATGTTCAATAAAAAGTTTTTGGAGGAGCTGTTCAAGCCACAGGAGCTGTACTCCAAGAAGGCCCTCAGGACCGTGTTTGACCGACTGGCCCACGCCTCCATCATGAGACTCAACCAGGCCAGCATGGACAAG CTGTATGACTTGATGACAATGGCCTTCAAGTACCAGGTGCTCCTCTGCCCGCGGGCCAAAGATATCCTCCTTGTGTCCTTCAACCATATGGATGCCATCAAGGATTTTGTGAAGGACACCCCAAGCGTTCTCAGCCAGGTTGACGAGACATACAGACAGCTCATAGAG ATGTACACACCCTTGTCTAGTGGTGAATTTCAGCTCATCCGGCAAACGCTCCTCATCTTTTTTCAAGACATGCACATAAGG GTGTCCATCTTCCTCAAAGACAAAGTGCAGAATTCCAACGGACGTTTTGTCCTCCCGATCTCGGGTCCTGTGCCCCACGGAACACACATCCCAGGACTTATCAG AATGTTCAGCTGCAATGGCGAAGAGGTGAAGAGACTGCAGTTCCGCAACGGTGGGAACTACACCGGTGTTCTCCGCGAGGGTTCCTTTGAGATGTTTGGAGAAAGGGTCATCAAGCTGGGCACCAACAT GTACAGTGTAAGCCGTCCGGTAGAAACACACATGTCAGGGACGTCCAAAAACTCTGCACAGAAAAAGTTG GTCAACACAGCTCCAAACCCCCTGGCAAAAGAGGAGCTGAACATGTTGGCCAGGTTAATGGGGGGTATGGAAGTCCAGAAACCAGGAAATGCAGACAGTGGCTTCCGAGTCAACCTCTTTACCACAGATGAGGAAGAAGA GGAGGCCTTGATATCGAGACCAGACGAGTTTTCATATGATGTCATAAAAATACAAGCGACTAAG AACCAGCAAGCCAATGCGGAGCTGGCTAAGATCATGGGGGACTTCACGGAGGAGGCTGGTGAGCCGTGCTCATCGAGTTCCAACAGTAAAGGGGATGACCTTCTGGCCATGATGGACGGGCTGTGA
- the LOC139564629 gene encoding PLAC8-like protein 1 produces MSNPVITHQPGAGSYGTNVQTGKWSTGLCSCCSDILVCALGFICPLALSCYTANKYGENVCLACVPGGMTAMRTHMRLTYGIQGTICNDALMTCCCGFFETCRMAREIRIRNGDV; encoded by the exons ATGTCAAACCCAGTCATCACCCACCAGCCAGGAGCAGGCTCTTATGGGACAAATGTGCAGACGGGCAAGTGGAGCACTGGGCTGTGCTCCTGCTGCAGTGACATCCTAGTCT GTGCCTTGGGCTTCATCTGCCCACTAGCATTAAGTTGCTACACAGCTAACAAGTACGGTGAGAACGTGTGCCTGGCCTGTGTTCCAGGAGGCATGACAGCCATGAGGACCCACATGAGATTGACCTATGGGATTCAG GGGACAATATGCAATGATGCATTGATGACCTGTTGCTGTGGATTCTTTGAGACCTGCAGGATGGCCCGTGAAATTCGCATCAGAAATGGGGACGTTTGA
- the LOC139564627 gene encoding protein OSCP1-like isoform X1, with protein sequence MSSRTLPLLFINLGGEMLYILDQRLRAQNIPADKAKKADWIEDDRRRVMNDIITTMFNKKFLEELFKPQELYSKKALRTVFDRLAHASIMRLNQASMDKLYDLMTMAFKYQVLLCPRAKDILLVSFNHMDAIKDFVKDTPSVLSQVDETYRQLIEMYTPLSSGEFQLIRQTLLIFFQDMHIRVSIFLKDKVQNSNGRFVLPISGPVPHGTHIPGLIRMFSCNGEEVKRLQFRNGGNYTGVLREGSFEMFGERVIKLGTNMYSVSRPVETHMSGTSKNSAQKKLVNTAPNPLAKEELNMLARLMGGMEVQKPGNADSGFRVNLFTTDEEEEEALISRPDEFSYDVIKIQATKNQQANAELAKIMGDFTEEAGEPCSSSSNSKGDDLLAMMDGL encoded by the exons ATGTCCTCGAGGACGCTACCCCTGCTTTTTATTAATCTCGGTGGAGAAATGCTCTACATCTTGGATCAACGCCTAAGAGCTCAGAATATTCCCGCTGACAAAGCCAAGAAAG CTGATTGGATAGAGGATGACAGAAGGAGAG TTATGAATGACATCATCACCACCATGTTCAATAAAAAGTTTTTGGAGGAGCTGTTCAAGCCACAGGAGCTGTACTCCAAGAAGGCCCTCAGGACCGTGTTTGACCGACTGGCCCACGCCTCCATCATGAGACTCAACCAGGCCAGCATGGACAAG CTGTATGACTTGATGACAATGGCCTTCAAGTACCAGGTGCTCCTCTGCCCGCGGGCCAAAGATATCCTCCTTGTGTCCTTCAACCATATGGATGCCATCAAGGATTTTGTGAAGGACACCCCAAGCGTTCTCAGCCAGGTTGACGAGACATACAGACAGCTCATAGAG ATGTACACACCCTTGTCTAGTGGTGAATTTCAGCTCATCCGGCAAACGCTCCTCATCTTTTTTCAAGACATGCACATAAGG GTGTCCATCTTCCTCAAAGACAAAGTGCAGAATTCCAACGGACGTTTTGTCCTCCCGATCTCGGGTCCTGTGCCCCACGGAACACACATCCCAGGACTTATCAG AATGTTCAGCTGCAATGGCGAAGAGGTGAAGAGACTGCAGTTCCGCAACGGTGGGAACTACACCGGTGTTCTCCGCGAGGGTTCCTTTGAGATGTTTGGAGAAAGGGTCATCAAGCTGGGCACCAACAT GTACAGTGTAAGCCGTCCGGTAGAAACACACATGTCAGGGACGTCCAAAAACTCTGCACAGAAAAAGTTG GTCAACACAGCTCCAAACCCCCTGGCAAAAGAGGAGCTGAACATGTTGGCCAGGTTAATGGGGGGTATGGAAGTCCAGAAACCAGGAAATGCAGACAGTGGCTTCCGAGTCAACCTCTTTACCACAGATGAGGAAGAAGA GGAGGCCTTGATATCGAGACCAGACGAGTTTTCATATGATGTCATAAAAATACAAGCGACTAAG AACCAGCAAGCCAATGCGGAGCTGGCTAAGATCATGGGGGACTTCACGGAGGAGGCTGGTGAGCCGTGCTCATCGAGTTCCAACAGTAAAGGGGATGACCTTCTGGCCATGATGGACGGGCTGTGA